One segment of Bacteroides caecimuris DNA contains the following:
- a CDS encoding efflux transporter outer membrane subunit translates to MKKQILYMLCATALLSSCHIYKSYDRPENITTSGLYRDPVAENDTLASDTTNFGNLPWKEVFTDPQLQSLIETGLKQNTNLLSAAQNVKAAEASLMSARLAYAPSLGLSPQGTISSFDKNAATKTYSLPVTASWQVDLFGQLLNSKRNAQVTLKQMKAYRQAVQTQVVSNIANMYYTLMMLDRQLEITKATAEILKKNAETMEAMKNSAMYNINSASVEQSKAAYAQVLATIPDIEQSIRETENALSTFLGEAPHAIKRGVLEAQVLPTELSAGIPIQLLSNRPDVKAAEMSLASCYYNTNSARAAFYPQITLSGSAGWTNSAGSAIINPGKLLASAIGSLTQPLFYRGQNIARLKAAKAQEEQAKLSFQQTLLNAGSEVSNALSLYQKTSEKVESRQMQVESAKKASEDTKELFNLGTSTYLEVLSAQQAYLSAQISQVSDCFDRMQAVVSLYQALGGGREE, encoded by the coding sequence ATGAAGAAACAGATTCTATATATGTTGTGCGCAACTGCTCTCTTGAGCAGCTGCCACATCTATAAGTCGTATGACAGACCCGAAAACATCACCACTTCCGGCCTGTATCGCGATCCGGTTGCGGAGAACGATACGCTGGCCTCGGATACAACTAATTTCGGCAATCTGCCGTGGAAGGAAGTCTTCACCGACCCGCAACTCCAGTCTCTCATCGAAACGGGACTGAAACAAAACACCAACCTCTTGTCCGCTGCTCAAAATGTGAAAGCCGCAGAAGCGTCCCTCATGTCGGCACGCCTGGCTTATGCCCCGTCATTAGGATTGTCTCCGCAAGGAACGATCAGCAGCTTTGACAAGAATGCAGCTACAAAAACTTACTCACTGCCTGTTACAGCTAGCTGGCAAGTCGATTTATTCGGCCAGTTACTAAACTCGAAACGAAATGCGCAAGTTACACTGAAGCAAATGAAAGCTTACCGCCAGGCAGTACAAACACAAGTTGTCTCTAACATCGCCAATATGTATTATACATTAATGATGTTGGACCGCCAACTGGAAATAACCAAAGCCACGGCTGAAATTCTGAAAAAGAATGCCGAGACAATGGAAGCAATGAAAAATTCTGCTATGTACAATATCAATTCGGCAAGCGTAGAACAGAGCAAGGCTGCCTATGCGCAAGTACTTGCCACTATTCCCGACATTGAACAAAGCATCCGTGAAACAGAAAATGCCCTGTCCACTTTCCTCGGAGAAGCTCCCCACGCCATCAAACGTGGTGTATTGGAAGCACAAGTACTTCCGACGGAACTTTCCGCAGGTATACCTATTCAATTGCTATCCAACCGCCCGGACGTGAAAGCAGCCGAAATGTCATTGGCAAGTTGCTATTACAATACAAATTCGGCACGTGCTGCATTCTATCCGCAAATCACGCTTAGCGGCTCTGCGGGATGGACAAACAGCGCCGGAAGTGCGATTATAAATCCGGGTAAGTTGTTGGCTTCTGCCATTGGTTCACTTACGCAGCCTCTATTCTACCGGGGGCAGAATATAGCCCGGCTGAAAGCTGCAAAAGCACAGGAAGAACAAGCTAAACTTTCCTTCCAGCAAACACTTTTAAACGCCGGAAGTGAAGTCAGCAATGCGCTAAGTTTATACCAAAAGACAAGTGAAAAGGTAGAGTCACGTCAAATGCAAGTAGAATCTGCTAAGAAAGCCTCGGAAGACACAAAAGAATTGTTTAACTTAGGGACTTCAACCTACCTGGAAGTATTGTCTGCACAGCAGGCTTACTTGAGCGCACAAATCTCACAGGTTTCTGATTGCTTTGACCGGATGCAGGCCGTAGTAAGCCTTTACCAGGCACTGGGTGGTGGAAGAGAAGAATAA
- a CDS encoding efflux RND transporter permease subunit produces MKLDRFINRPVLSTVISILIVILGAIGLATLPITQYPDIAPPTVSVRATYTGASASTVLNSVIAPLEEQINGVENMMYMTSTASNTGSGEISIYFKQGTDPDMAAVNVQNRVSMAQGLLPAEVTRVGVTTQKRQTSMLVVFSLYDETDTYSESFIENYAKINLIPQVQRVPGVGDASVMGQDYSMRIWLRPDVMAQYQLIPSDVSAALAEQNVEAAPGQFGERSNQTFQYTIRYKGRLQQPEEFENIVIKSLPDGEVLRLKDIAEVQMDRLGYNFTNRVNGHKAVTCIVYQMAGTNATQTISDIEALLDEASKTLPAGLKLNISMNANDFLFASIHEVLKTLFEAFILVFIVVYIFLQDLRSTLIPTIAIPVALIGTFFILSLVGFSLNLLTLCALVLAIAIVVDDAIVVVEGVHAKLDQGYTSARLASIDAMNELGGAIVSITLVMMAVFVPVSFMGGTAGTFYRQFGMTMAISIGLSALNALTLSPALCAVLLKPHKKEDGTTEDSTLKERMKVAYTAAHTTMINRYTEAIGKMLHPGITLTFTLIAILGMIFGLFSINPIVTAIFVVLSILALIGMSTKKFKNKFNDTYESILKRYKKRVLFFIQKKWLSMGLVVASIAILVFFMNTTPTGMVPNEDTGTLMGAVTLPPGTSQDRSEKILARVDSLIASDPAVLSRTMISGFSFIGGQGPSYGSFIIKLKNWDERSMIQNSDVVVGSLYMRAQKIIKEAQVLFFAPPMIPGYSASTDIEVNMQDKTGGDLNKFFDVVNDYTAALEARPEINSAKTSFNPNFPQYMIDIDAAACKKAGISPSDILTTMQGYYGGLYASNFNRFGKMYRVMIQSDPLSRKNLESLKNIKVRNSAGEMAPIAQFISVEKVYGPDIISRFNLYTSMKVMVAPASGYTSGQALTALAEVAQENLPTGYTYELGGMAREEAQSSGSATGLIFVLCFVFVYLLLSAQYESYILPLAVLLSVPFGLLGSFLFVNGVSAIGNISALKMILGTMSNNIYMQIALIMLMGLLAKNAILIVEFALDRRKMGMSITWAAVLGAGARLRPILMTSLAMVVGLLPLMFAFGVGAHGNRTLGTASIGGMLIGMICQIFIVPVLFVIFQYLQEKVKPMEWEDIDNTDAVTEIEQYAK; encoded by the coding sequence ATGAAATTAGATAGATTTATTAACCGTCCGGTACTATCAACCGTTATTTCTATCCTGATAGTCATCCTGGGGGCTATCGGATTGGCAACACTGCCTATCACGCAGTATCCGGACATCGCGCCTCCTACCGTTTCGGTAAGAGCCACCTATACGGGAGCCAGTGCATCGACCGTATTGAATTCCGTGATTGCTCCGCTAGAGGAACAAATCAACGGTGTAGAAAACATGATGTATATGACCTCAACCGCTTCCAACACGGGTTCTGGTGAAATATCCATCTACTTTAAACAAGGAACAGACCCGGACATGGCAGCGGTCAATGTACAAAACCGTGTTTCTATGGCACAAGGTCTGTTGCCGGCCGAAGTAACCAGAGTCGGTGTAACCACTCAAAAACGCCAGACTTCTATGCTGGTAGTATTCTCTCTCTACGATGAAACAGACACATACAGCGAATCGTTTATTGAGAACTACGCTAAAATCAATCTAATCCCACAAGTACAACGTGTGCCGGGTGTTGGTGACGCCTCTGTGATGGGACAGGATTATTCTATGCGTATCTGGTTACGACCAGATGTAATGGCACAATACCAACTCATCCCGAGCGATGTATCCGCAGCTCTGGCAGAACAGAACGTGGAAGCTGCTCCGGGACAGTTTGGCGAACGCAGTAACCAGACTTTCCAATACACCATCCGCTATAAAGGACGTCTGCAACAGCCTGAAGAGTTTGAAAACATCGTAATCAAATCTCTGCCTGACGGTGAAGTGCTCCGTCTGAAAGATATAGCCGAAGTCCAGATGGACCGTTTGGGATATAACTTTACCAACCGTGTAAACGGTCATAAGGCTGTAACTTGTATTGTGTACCAAATGGCAGGAACCAATGCGACACAAACCATCAGTGATATTGAAGCACTGTTGGACGAAGCTTCCAAAACGTTACCTGCCGGATTGAAGCTGAACATCTCCATGAATGCCAACGACTTCCTCTTCGCCTCTATCCATGAGGTGTTGAAGACGTTGTTCGAAGCATTTATCCTGGTGTTTATCGTAGTGTATATCTTTTTGCAGGATTTGCGTTCTACCTTGATCCCGACTATTGCTATTCCGGTAGCGTTGATCGGTACTTTCTTCATCCTATCTCTGGTAGGATTCAGTTTGAACTTGTTGACGTTATGTGCGCTCGTGCTTGCTATTGCGATTGTCGTCGACGATGCGATTGTCGTCGTCGAGGGTGTGCATGCCAAGCTTGACCAAGGTTATACATCTGCCCGTCTGGCTTCTATCGATGCCATGAATGAATTGGGCGGTGCTATCGTATCTATTACGTTGGTCATGATGGCCGTATTCGTTCCGGTAAGTTTCATGGGAGGTACAGCAGGAACATTCTATCGTCAGTTCGGTATGACTATGGCAATCTCTATCGGTCTATCCGCATTGAACGCATTGACATTGAGTCCGGCTTTGTGCGCCGTTCTTCTGAAACCTCACAAAAAAGAAGACGGAACAACGGAAGACTCCACATTAAAAGAACGTATGAAAGTAGCCTATACGGCAGCCCATACAACCATGATCAATAGATATACCGAGGCTATCGGAAAGATGTTGCATCCGGGAATTACACTTACTTTCACACTTATTGCCATTCTCGGCATGATCTTTGGTTTGTTCAGTATCAATCCGATAGTTACTGCAATTTTCGTAGTGCTTAGTATTCTGGCACTGATCGGAATGAGTACGAAGAAGTTTAAAAACAAATTCAACGATACATACGAATCAATTCTGAAACGTTATAAGAAAAGAGTACTGTTCTTTATCCAGAAGAAATGGTTGTCTATGGGATTAGTTGTCGCTTCCATTGCGATACTTGTATTCTTCATGAACACCACTCCGACAGGTATGGTGCCTAATGAAGATACCGGAACGCTGATGGGAGCAGTAACATTGCCTCCGGGTACTTCCCAAGACCGTTCTGAAAAAATCCTGGCACGTGTAGATAGTCTGATCGCTTCCGATCCTGCGGTATTGTCACGTACCATGATTTCCGGATTCAGCTTTATCGGTGGCCAGGGACCGTCATACGGCTCTTTCATCATCAAACTGAAAAACTGGGACGAACGTTCCATGATACAGAATTCAGACGTTGTAGTCGGTTCCTTATATATGCGTGCACAGAAGATTATCAAAGAAGCACAGGTATTGTTCTTCGCTCCTCCTATGATCCCGGGTTATTCGGCGTCTACGGATATTGAGGTAAATATGCAAGATAAGACTGGTGGTGACCTGAACAAATTCTTTGATGTGGTTAATGATTACACGGCAGCACTGGAAGCACGTCCGGAAATCAATTCGGCAAAGACTTCCTTCAACCCGAATTTCCCGCAATACATGATCGACATCGATGCAGCAGCTTGTAAAAAAGCAGGTATCAGCCCGAGCGATATCCTCACTACCATGCAAGGATATTACGGAGGTTTGTATGCATCCAACTTCAACCGTTTCGGTAAGATGTATCGTGTTATGATTCAGTCAGATCCATTGTCACGCAAAAACTTGGAGTCTTTGAAGAATATCAAGGTGCGTAATAGTGCAGGTGAGATGGCCCCGATTGCCCAGTTCATCTCTGTGGAGAAAGTATATGGTCCGGATATTATCAGCCGTTTCAACCTTTATACCTCTATGAAAGTAATGGTAGCTCCGGCAAGCGGTTATACATCCGGTCAGGCATTGACTGCCCTTGCTGAGGTTGCCCAAGAAAACCTGCCTACCGGTTATACGTATGAATTAGGAGGTATGGCGCGTGAAGAGGCTCAAAGTAGCGGAAGTGCTACCGGACTGATTTTTGTGCTCTGTTTCGTATTCGTTTATTTATTGTTGAGTGCACAGTACGAAAGTTACATTCTTCCGCTGGCTGTATTGTTATCCGTTCCGTTCGGTCTGTTAGGCAGTTTCCTGTTTGTGAACGGTGTAAGTGCTATCGGTAATATTTCGGCATTGAAGATGATTCTGGGTACGATGTCCAATAATATCTATATGCAGATCGCGTTAATCATGTTGATGGGTCTGTTGGCAAAGAATGCCATCTTGATTGTAGAGTTCGCCCTCGACCGTCGCAAAATGGGTATGAGCATCACTTGGGCAGCTGTATTGGGTGCCGGTGCCCGTCTCCGCCCGATTTTGATGACATCATTGGCTATGGTAGTCGGCTTGCTTCCATTGATGTTTGCCTTTGGTGTAGGTGCCCACGGTAACCGTACACTGGGTACAGCTTCTATCGGTGGTATGTTAATCGGTATGATTTGCCAGATTTTCATCGTTCCTGTCTTGTTTGTCATCTTCCAGTATCTGCAAGAGAAGGTTAAACCGATGGAATGGGAAGATATCGACAATACAGATGCCGTAACAGAGATTGAACAATACGCTAAATAA
- a CDS encoding efflux RND transporter periplasmic adaptor subunit, whose protein sequence is MKSRIVLFAFCVVLLSSCGNKSNDTGKVPEYAVQELQKTTANLTTAYPATIKGKQDVEIRPQVSGFITRLCVDEGAAVRKGQVLFIVDPTQYEAAVRTAKAAVATAEAAVSTQQMTYDNKKELNKKQIISDYDLAMAENSLAQTKAQLAQAKAQLTTAQQNLSFTQVKSPSDGVINNIPYRVGALVSPSIATPMTTVSEIDEVYVYFSMTEKELLAMTKSGSTIKEEISKMPTIKLQLIDGSTYDIEGKVDAITGVIDQSTGSVSIRAIFPNKEHVLRSGGTANVLIPYTMENVITIPQSATVEIQDKKFVYVLQPDNTVKYTEIKIFNLDNGKEYLVTSGLNSGDKIVIEGVQNLKDGQKVQPITPAQKEANYQQHLKDQRDGNLATAFN, encoded by the coding sequence ATGAAAAGTAGAATTGTTTTATTTGCATTTTGTGTAGTCCTTTTGTCTAGTTGTGGCAATAAGAGCAATGACACAGGAAAGGTCCCTGAATATGCAGTACAAGAGTTACAAAAAACGACTGCTAATTTAACAACTGCCTATCCGGCTACAATTAAAGGTAAACAAGATGTAGAAATCCGCCCCCAAGTATCGGGCTTCATCACGAGACTCTGTGTAGACGAAGGAGCAGCTGTACGTAAAGGGCAAGTGCTGTTCATTGTTGATCCGACTCAATACGAAGCAGCTGTACGCACTGCCAAAGCAGCAGTGGCTACAGCAGAAGCAGCAGTGAGTACCCAACAGATGACGTATGACAATAAGAAAGAGTTGAACAAAAAGCAAATCATCAGTGACTATGACCTGGCAATGGCAGAAAACTCCTTGGCACAGACTAAAGCTCAGTTGGCACAAGCAAAAGCGCAACTGACCACTGCTCAACAGAACTTGTCATTCACACAAGTTAAAAGTCCGTCAGATGGCGTTATCAACAATATCCCTTATCGTGTAGGAGCATTGGTAAGCCCTTCTATCGCTACGCCGATGACTACTGTATCCGAGATTGACGAAGTATATGTATACTTCTCAATGACAGAAAAGGAATTGCTGGCAATGACCAAGTCCGGTAGCACTATCAAAGAAGAAATCAGCAAAATGCCGACTATCAAACTGCAATTAATTGATGGTTCCACATACGATATAGAGGGTAAAGTAGATGCTATCACAGGCGTTATCGACCAATCTACCGGTTCGGTAAGCATCCGTGCTATCTTCCCGAATAAGGAACATGTATTGCGTAGCGGAGGTACTGCAAACGTTCTGATTCCTTATACCATGGAGAATGTAATCACTATACCGCAGTCTGCAACAGTAGAAATCCAGGATAAGAAGTTCGTTTATGTTTTGCAACCGGACAACACGGTAAAATATACAGAAATCAAAATCTTCAATCTAGATAACGGAAAAGAGTACTTGGTTACTTCCGGTTTGAATTCAGGAGATAAAATCGTAATCGAAGGAGTACAAAACCTGAAAGATGGCCAGAAGGTTCAGCCTATCACACCGGCGCAAAAAGAAGCAAACTATCAACAACATTTGAAAGACCAACGCGACGGTAATTTAGCCACAGCCTTCAACTAA
- a CDS encoding glycoside hydrolase family 2 TIM barrel-domain containing protein, whose translation MKKQLLSCCLAALGLTAIQAQSFNEWKDPEVNSVNRSAMHTNYFAFASADEAKVGIKENSTNFMTLNGLWKFNWVRHADARPTDFYQTNFNDKGWDDLQVPGVWELNGYGDPIYVNVGYAWRSQFKNNPPLVPTENNHVGSYRKEIILPTDWKGKEIFAHFGSVTSNMYLWVNGRYVGYSEDSKLEAEFNLTNYLKPGKNIIAFQVFRWCDGSYLEDQDFFRYSGVGRDCYLYARDKKYIQDIRITPDLDSQYKDGTLNIVVDLKGSGTVALNLKDVQGNSVATADLKGSGKLNTTLSVSNPAKWTAETPNLYTLTATLKNGNNVVEVIPVKVGFRKIELKDGQIFVNGQPVLFKGADRHEMDPDGGYVVSTERMLQDIKVMKELNINAVRTCHYPDDNRWYDLCDQYGLYLVAEANIESHGMGYGDQTLAKNPIYAKAHMERNQRNVQRGYNHPSIIFWSLGNEAGMGPNFEKCYTWIKNEDKTRAVQYEQAGISEFTDIFCPMYYDYNACIKYSEGNIQKPLIQCEYAHAMGNSEGGFKEYWDIIRKYPKYQGGFIWDFVDQSCHWKNKNGVSIYGYGGDFNKYDASDNNFNDNGLISPDRVPNPHAYEVAYFYQNIWTTPADLAKGEINIFNEYFFRDLSAYYMEWQLLANGEVVQTGIVSDLKVAPQQTVKVQIPFDTKNICPCKELLLNVSYKLKTAETLLPAGATIAYDQLSIRDYKAPELKLENQQASNIAVIVPSILGNDHNYLIVKGENFSMDFNKHNGYLCRYDVNGMQLMEDGSALTPNFWRAPTDNDFGAGLQHKYAAWKNPELKLTSLKHAIENNQAVVRAEYDMKSIGGTLSLTYIINNKGAVKVTQKMAADKSKKVSDMFRFGMQMRMPVNFNEIEYYGRGPGENYADRNHAAMLGKYRQTVEEQFYPYIRPQETGTKTDIRWWRLLNISGNGLQFVSSAPFSASALNYTIESLDDGDGKEQRHSPEVEKANFTNFCIDKAQAGLACVNSWGAIPLEKYRLPYQDYELSFIMTPVYHKIK comes from the coding sequence ATGAAGAAACAACTACTCTCTTGCTGCTTGGCTGCATTGGGACTGACAGCAATTCAAGCGCAAAGCTTCAACGAGTGGAAAGATCCGGAAGTGAATTCCGTAAACCGTTCCGCTATGCACACTAATTACTTTGCTTTCGCATCGGCTGATGAAGCTAAAGTCGGCATTAAAGAAAATTCCACAAATTTCATGACCCTGAACGGTCTTTGGAAATTCAACTGGGTGAGACACGCAGACGCGCGCCCGACTGACTTTTATCAGACTAATTTCAACGACAAAGGTTGGGATGACCTTCAAGTTCCTGGTGTTTGGGAGTTGAACGGCTACGGTGACCCTATCTATGTCAACGTAGGATATGCCTGGAGAAGCCAATTCAAAAACAACCCTCCGCTAGTGCCGACAGAAAACAACCACGTAGGCTCTTACCGCAAAGAAATCATCCTTCCTACCGACTGGAAAGGCAAAGAAATTTTCGCACATTTCGGCTCGGTAACCTCCAATATGTATCTTTGGGTGAACGGACGTTACGTAGGATATAGCGAAGACAGCAAACTGGAAGCTGAATTCAACCTAACAAACTACCTGAAACCGGGTAAAAACATCATCGCCTTTCAAGTTTTCCGCTGGTGCGACGGCAGCTATCTGGAAGATCAGGACTTCTTCCGCTACTCTGGCGTAGGACGCGACTGTTATCTTTACGCACGCGACAAGAAATACATCCAGGACATTCGCATCACTCCCGATTTGGACAGCCAATATAAAGACGGTACATTAAATATAGTCGTTGACCTGAAAGGAAGCGGCACAGTAGCTTTGAACCTGAAAGATGTTCAAGGCAACAGCGTAGCGACTGCCGACCTGAAAGGTTCGGGTAAACTCAACACAACCCTATCCGTCTCCAATCCGGCCAAATGGACTGCTGAAACGCCTAATCTCTACACGCTGACCGCTACACTGAAAAACGGCAACAACGTAGTAGAAGTAATCCCTGTTAAAGTAGGTTTCCGCAAAATTGAATTGAAAGACGGACAGATATTCGTAAACGGACAACCGGTACTCTTCAAAGGAGCCGACCGTCACGAAATGGACCCGGACGGCGGTTATGTAGTTTCTACCGAACGTATGTTGCAAGATATCAAGGTAATGAAAGAACTCAATATCAATGCCGTACGTACCTGCCATTACCCGGACGACAACCGTTGGTATGACCTTTGCGACCAATACGGTCTATATTTAGTAGCCGAAGCTAACATAGAATCTCACGGAATGGGCTATGGCGACCAGACACTGGCCAAGAACCCAATCTACGCCAAAGCCCACATGGAACGCAACCAACGCAACGTACAACGTGGATACAACCATCCGTCCATCATCTTCTGGTCACTGGGTAACGAAGCCGGTATGGGACCAAACTTTGAAAAATGCTACACTTGGATCAAGAATGAAGACAAGACACGTGCCGTACAATACGAACAAGCAGGAATCAGCGAATTCACCGACATTTTCTGCCCAATGTACTATGACTATAACGCGTGTATCAAATATAGCGAAGGCAATATCCAAAAGCCGTTAATCCAATGTGAATACGCACACGCCATGGGTAACTCCGAAGGAGGATTCAAAGAATACTGGGACATCATCCGCAAATATCCGAAATATCAGGGCGGATTTATCTGGGACTTCGTAGACCAGTCTTGCCACTGGAAAAACAAAAACGGAGTGAGCATCTACGGCTATGGCGGTGACTTCAACAAATACGACGCTTCAGATAATAACTTCAACGACAACGGTTTGATTAGCCCCGACCGCGTACCCAATCCGCACGCATACGAAGTAGCTTATTTCTATCAGAATATATGGACGACTCCAGCTGATCTTGCCAAAGGTGAAATCAATATCTTTAATGAGTATTTCTTCCGCGACTTATCTGCTTATTATATGGAATGGCAATTACTGGCAAACGGAGAAGTAGTGCAAACAGGCATCGTATCCGACCTGAAAGTAGCACCCCAACAAACTGTGAAAGTGCAAATTCCATTTGATACAAAGAACATCTGTCCTTGTAAAGAATTGCTGCTCAACGTGAGCTACAAACTGAAAACTGCCGAAACACTGCTGCCGGCAGGAGCTACCATCGCTTACGATCAGCTAAGCATCCGTGACTACAAAGCACCGGAACTGAAACTGGAAAACCAACAAGCTTCTAACATTGCGGTCATCGTGCCCAGCATCTTGGGCAACGACCACAACTACCTGATTGTGAAAGGTGAAAACTTCTCCATGGATTTCAACAAACACAACGGTTATCTCTGCCGTTACGACGTCAACGGTATGCAACTGATGGAAGATGGCAGCGCACTGACTCCTAACTTCTGGCGTGCACCGACCGACAATGACTTCGGAGCCGGACTGCAACACAAATATGCTGCCTGGAAGAATCCGGAACTGAAACTGACTTCTCTGAAACATGCTATTGAAAACAATCAGGCAGTGGTTCGTGCCGAATATGATATGAAGTCGATTGGCGGAACATTATCCCTGACTTACATCATTAACAACAAAGGAGCAGTGAAAGTTACCCAAAAGATGGCAGCAGACAAGAGCAAGAAAGTTTCTGACATGTTCCGCTTCGGTATGCAAATGCGTATGCCAGTCAACTTCAACGAGATAGAATATTACGGCCGTGGCCCGGGTGAAAACTACGCCGACCGCAACCATGCGGCAATGTTAGGTAAATATCGCCAGACAGTGGAAGAACAATTCTATCCTTACATCCGCCCGCAGGAAACCGGGACAAAAACGGATATCCGCTGGTGGAGACTTCTGAACATCAGTGGCAATGGACTACAATTCGTATCGAGTGCTCCTTTCTCCGCTTCTGCCCTGAATTACACCATCGAGTCATTGGATGACGGCGACGGCAAAGAACAGCGTCACTCGCCGGAAGTGGAAAAGGCAAACTTCACCAACTTCTGTATCGACAAGGCACAAGCCGGACTTGCCTGTGTCAACAGTTGGGGAGCTATCCCACTGGAGAAATATCGTCTTCCTTACCAAGATTATGAGTTAAGTTTTATTATGACTCCTGTATATCATAAAATAAAGTAA